In the Lepisosteus oculatus isolate fLepOcu1 chromosome 6, fLepOcu1.hap2, whole genome shotgun sequence genome, one interval contains:
- the LOC102692621 gene encoding macrophage-expressed gene 1 protein-like, whose amino-acid sequence MALNAAMFLLLAAWIGLSLCSGIQKCREVEKEIKVLEALPGGGWDNIRNLDMGRVMDLSYSLCQTTEDGYLLPDEVFIIPQKESRVEHNSEIIGNWQDYRSTEASSINADVSFKKFLNSKFSIENRRVKTHQVKEQSVTSRLEFRHFLYTIKAHPSFALDSRFKRQVMEIADALENNETRNAEFLSEMLVLEYGTHVVTSLDVGASLIHEDYLKSTFVLDTKVSQKTITFSAQISFLKLFDNISLSWKKVAETTESKMYEGNITYSFTESHGGVPFYPGLSLQQWEQSVAQNLVAIDRSGLPLPFLLNSNTLPDLSVATVQRLALSVFSAIERYYTINTLPGCVDPNSPNFSFQANVDDGSCNDTVAILSFGGVFQRCTALTQDGGTLCPGLDQKNPKTDSFSCQAFYNTTLLRSENKEQGYTVYECHRECKSCWLVLTCCKDICNNVYYVRRANVATYWCSAKGKVQESSVVLFGGLYSDTLKNPITKSFGCPRGFLSFALLSDGLKICLSSDYQVGTHYSMLFGGFFSCEAGNPLANGQQKCPPGFAQHSVSVSDGCQVMYCVRAGVFNDAELPPARLPPFTRPPLFGNDTVLEDRSAGRLSWRMGTQGDVQWVMVEPQSPHASAQRVGLGSVGRLAIAAVVFLSLFLTLTTV is encoded by the exons ATGGCTCTGAATGCAGCCATGTTCCTCCTGCTGGCAGCCTGGATAGGTCTGTCCCTGTGCTCAGGGATCCAGAAGTGTAGGGAAGTTGAGAAGGAGATCAAGGTCCTGGAGGCTCTTCCAGGTGGAGGATGGGACAACATTCGCAACCTGGACATGGGCCGGGTGATGGATCTCAGCTACTCCCTCTGCCAGACCACTGAGGACGGGTACCTGCTCCCAGATGAGGTCTTCATTATCCCCCAGAAGGAAAGCCGGGTGGAGCACAACTCGGAGATCATTGGGAACTGGCAGGACTACAGGAGCACGGAGGCAAGCTCCATCAATGCTGACGTGTCTTTCAAAAAGTTCCTCAACAGCAAGTTCTCCATCGAGAACAGGAGGGTGAAGACACATCAGGTGAAGGAGCAGTCAGTCACCAGCCGGCTGGAG TTTCGTCACTTTCTGTACACCATCAAAGCTCATCCTAGCTTTGCCCTGGACTCACGGTTCAAGAGGCAGGTAATGGAAATCGCGGATGCCCTGGAGAACAATGAGACTAGGAACGCAGAATTCTTGTCCGAGATGCTGGTCCTGGAGTACGGAACGCATGTCGTGACCTCATTGGACGTGGGGGCCAGCCTGATCCATGAAGACTACCTCAAGAGCACCTTTGTCTTGGACACCAAGGTCTCTCAGAAGACTATCACCTTTTCCGCCCAGATCAGCTTCCTAAAGCTCTTCGATAATATCAGCCTGTCTTGGAAGAAGGTGGCTGAGACCACTGAATCCAAAATGTACGAGGGGAACATCACCTACTCTTTCACGGAGAGTCACGGCGGAGTGCCCTTCTACCCAGGCTTGTCTCTACAGCAGTGGGAGCAAAGTGTGGCCCAGAACCTGGTGGCCATCGACCGCTCCGGACTACCCCTGCCATTCCTCCTCAACAGCAACACCCTGCCTGACCTGTCTGTGGCCACTGTCCAACGTCTGGCCCTGTCTGTATTCAGTGCCATCGAGCGCTACTATACCATCAACACCCTCCCAGGATGTGTTGACCCCAACTCCCCAAACTTCAGCTTCCAGGCCAACGTAGACGACGGCTCCTGCAATGACACGGTGGCTATTCTCAGTTTCGGAGGAGTGTTCCAGCGCTGTACCGCCCTAACCCAGGATGGGGGCACCCTTTGCCCAGGCCTGGACCAGAAAAACCCCAAGACAGACTCCTTCTCCTGCCAGGCATTCTACAACACGACCCTCCTGCGCTCCGAGAACAAGGAACAAGGATACACTGTCTACGAGTGCCATCGGGAGTGCAAATCATGCTGGCTGGTCTTAACCTGCTGTAAAGACATCTGCAACAATGTCTACTACGTGCGGAGGGCAAACGTCGCCACATACTGGTGTTCTGCCAAAGGCAAGGTCCAAGAGTCCTCTGTAGTCCTTTTTGGGGGTCTGTACAGTGATACCCTGAAGAATCCCATCACCAAATCGTTCGGCTGCCCCAGAGGCTTCCTCTCCTTCGCCCTGCTCTCTGATGGGCTGAAGATCTGTCTGAGCAGCGATTATCAAGTGGGTACCCACTACTCTATGCTCTTCGGCGGTTTTTTCAGCTGTGAGGCAGGGAATCCCCTGGCCAACGGCCAGCAGAAATGCCCCCCGGGGTTCGCCCAGCACTCGGTGTCGGTGAGCGACGGCTGCCAGGTGATGTACTGCGTCAGGGCGGGGGTCTTCAATGACGCGGAGCTCCCTCCCGCTCGCCTGCCCCCCTTCACCCGGCCCCCCCTTTTCGGCAACGATACAGTCCTCGAGGACAGGTCTGCAGGGCGACTGAGCTGGAGGATGGGAACCCAGGGGGATGTCCAGTGGGTGATGGTGGAGCCGCAGTCACCCCATGCCTCGGCTCAGAGGGTGGGGTTGGGCAGTGTGGGGAGGCTCGCCATCGCAGCGGTGGTGTTCCTGTCCCTGTTCCTGACCCTGACCACTGTGTAG